ACTGCTACAAGCTATAATAAACCCCACCCCTAAAAATTGTTTTCAGGTTTATATCTGATAAcgatgctgtaaaaaaaatcatacttttTTGCCAACGATCCTCAACTCGTTTATTGCTAAGAGAAAACAAATCattgtcattttctttaatgAATAAACCCCACCCCCACGTGACGCAGGAGAAGCGTGCCAGCGGAGGCACGCGCTGCGCTCATTAACATAACACAAGGCAGCCGCTAGAGAGGAGCAACAGTTTGGGAAGCAGCTCGATCTTTTGTTTCCCTGTTCCTTCTCAGTCACAGATTTCCATTTCTGGATTTTCCTCCGCATGCAAAAATGCATCACTGTATTCTAATGTAAAAGATAAGCGCGTGCATACACCTCATTCTTCAAGTCTATATGCTATATCTAATAGAACCTTCATATCCAACCCATATATCTTCATCTTtgtttattactatattataattattttcctaGTTTTTATATGTGTATAGCACGAGCACACGATGACAAATGCCTTGTAAATAGAACCCATAATACTTAGCAATAAAGGTGATTCTGATTGTATATTGGGGGCAAACTTTTGGATTTTTGCAACACGTGTCCGTTTACCTGGCGTGTGCGCACTATAATCGAGAGCAACGGACGGTGAGTGCGACATATggctggcacacacacacacacacacacaccacttacaGCACAAGACAGTAAGAAGGAGCGCGAGACTCATTCCAACTTGCTCAGATGCTGATTATTTCTGCAAATGATGGCTCTTGAAAAAAGCTCTTTAGGCCAACCTCAGGCGGTGAGAAGTGGCTTCATGAATCCCACTAGAGCTTATTTTCACATCACGCATTAATGGCTCTCTGGGACTAATTGAGTCGAAGGTGTTCATTACGGGTGAATTTGTGACGCCGtggcgcgcgcgcgtgtgtgtgtgtgtgtgtgtgtgcgtgtgtgtgtatatttgagGAGGGGGGGGTCTCTGTCTCACCAGGTGCTGCTTTTTAGCATACAGCTGTGGTCAGTACAGTtttcccctacacacacacacacacacacacacactcaggcgcGCGCGCATGCCCACAACACACAATTCACAAAAGCAATTATGTGTAATTTTCAGCCCCCTGAGGCCCACGCGTGAAGCCCGAAGAACAAAAGAAGCCCCCGGATCTGAAGGGCGCAATAAGCGCAATGAGCGGCGCGCTGCTTTAACGACTCACACGCGTCTGAACAATGACACACGTAGagctgaatgaaaaaaaacaaccaggcCAAGTGTGAAAAGCGTTTGCAGATCtccctgaggaaaaaaaaagaactgacaAGAGGCCAACATGCATATGAAAAAACCCGGCACGCGGCAGAAAGGGGGAAATACTGAGGGGGGGGAGTCACACAATATGCACTTTCAACTCCTGGCTAAATGCACGTTCTactaaataacaacaataaataaacgcacttaaaagtgtaataaaaaaaaaaacacttgaaaagCATTTCTAATTGTTTCTCTTATTTCTCTGAGAAAAACACTAGTAATCAACTATTAATCCTTAATACAGAATCTCACTTATTAAAAAAGGCGATATGAGGTCACGTGAAGTAgcattttgtttaattgatCTAATcaaaactactactacttctactacttctactactactactactattattattattattattattgttattattgacTCGCCTGACCACAACAAGTACTTCAAAGAACAGGGTTAATTTGCATAAGCCCCGCCTCCTAAATCGGCTTTAAAAGCTGGGGCTTAGCCAGTCGGAGCTGAAAACACACAGGTCCAAAGAGCAAGAAACGTAAAGCTCATGTTAGTTTAGTAAATGCACGCTTCAGGTGCAGAtctttttttatagttataggAGGTGCTTTCTAAACTGATCACTGCTTTTCAATTATTTCCcaattaagcttttttttttcctttggaaCTTAGACGTCAGGAACTTGTATCGGATACCTGCTGCTCCTGTCTGCTCTTTTGGCAGACTATGAGGAAAATGGCTAAATTTTTACCGACCTGCATCTTTATTTTGATCGCGTCCCAGCTGGTGAGTAATCATTGATTTGGCTGGTTTGGAGATCGAAGTGCGCGTTTTGACGCACGAGCGCGTTTTAATGTTGCCCACTTGTGCTTTTGACGCACGAGCGCGTTTGCTTATCCCGATGCGCCTTGTTTTCCTAAGGTCGACTCATCCGGTGTGTTCGAGTTGAAAGTGCACTCGTTCACCAATCCCGGCGGTGTGTGCAAGAACTCGCCGAAGTGCCAGATCTTCTTCCGCGTGTGTCTCTCACACTCGCAGGACGTGATCCTGGCTAAACCTTTGTGTTCATACGGCAGCGGACACACGGACATCTTCAGCGCCGATCCAAGCTCCATTGCCAAGAGCGCGCCCATtaaagtgcattttaatttcaaatgGCCGGTGAGTTTCTAACTTTACACAACTACAACTTGCCTGTgcgtcatcttttttttcctttatgcaTTATGCAtggattttaataataaaaaaaacacagtgattcatttattgatgtgcattattattattattattgttttgtttttttgcatgcaaTGTGTTTATGAACTTCTCGTGTTCTTTTCTCGTAGGGAACATTTTCGTTGATCATTGAAGCGTGGAATGGAGAATCCCTGTCCAACCAGTCCACAGGTAAAAACCCGATGTACTCTACTTTGGTCTTCACTCGTGCATTAAAACATCACTTTCGGCTGAACGGATAAAAAATAACCATTTGCTCGGTCTGTTGCGTTTTTAGAAAACCAAGAAAACCGGATTAGATTTCTGGCAACTAAGAGCAGCCTAACAGTGGGCGAGAACTCGAAGCAGGACGAGCTCCTGGGGGATCAGAGTGAACTGCACTGCTCGTACCATGTCATGTGCGATGAGTTTTACTACGGCGAGAGCTGCTCAGACTTCTGCCGCCCGCGGGACGACAAATTCGGCCACTTCACCTGCGACTCGTCCGGGCAGAAAGCATGCTTATCGGGATGGAAAGGCGTTTACTGCGACGAGCGTAAGTATCCTGTCTTCTGCTTTTTGCGCAACGATCCTTGTTCACCAAAAAGAAGGTGGACCTCTGCTCCAGATTCTCCCTATCTGTTTAGAATACACCCGCCCACACACATAACTGAAATatcttttcaaacaaaaatgatCAAAGTAAAGATCTGAAAGCCTTGGAGAAATATAGTTAATgttaagaataaggaagattGTTTAAGGCAATGTGATCTGCGTTGGGTAAAACATACAGcatgtgtttcttttgtttgaGGCCCAGCTGCATAGTTCAGTATTTAACAAATACTTGCCATGTCCACCAGTAGGTAAAagaaggagagtgtgtgtgtgtgtgtgtgtgtgttatcctCATTAaaattttcctcttttctctgtctctctttctaacAGCCATCTGCTCGCCTGGCTGCAGTGACAAGCACGGTTATTGTGAGACCCCTGGTGAGTGCAAGTGTCGCCTCGGGTGGCAGGGCCCCCTCTGCGACGAGTGCCAGAGGCACCCTGGCTGCTTGCATGGGACTTGCAGCCAGCCGTTTCAATGCAACTGCAAGGAAGGCTGGGGTGGCCTATTCTGCAATCAAGACCTTAACTTCTGCACCAATCATAAACCATGCAAGAATGATGCCACATGCACGAACACGGGCCAAGGGAGCTACACTTGCACCTGCAAGCCTGGCTTCAGTGGCACGAACTGCGAGACCGAAACCAACGAGTGCAGCAGCAATCCATGCAAGAACGGTGGCAGCTGTAATGTAAGTACATGTATTCAAGCCGAGAACTGTATCATATTGGCATTGTGATTTTTTGCATTGGatcattaattttttcattcCCGCTATTAGGATCTGGTGAACGACTACTCGTGCACATGCCCCCAAGGCTTCTATGGAAAGAATTGTGAGGAGAGCGCTATGACGTGTGCAGACAGACCATGCTTCAACGGTGGGACCTGTGTGGAATCAACAACTGGAAGTTATTCCTGCCGATGCCCTGCCGGTTACATGGGTTCCAACTGTGAGAAGAAAATTGACCGTTGCAGCAGTGACCCCTGTGCCAATGGTAAGCATAGTAGCTtttaacaacacaaaaacaaaaccgcGTTTCTATGAACCTCTTATCGGTAAAATAATTCAAGCAATTATGCTGCTCTGGCATTTCTTAGTTGTCAACATATTCTGCCTGAGTGGCAGCACACTATGTGTGTACCTTAAGATGCATCCATTTTAGCATGACTGCCAGCCTAATCAAGATTGCTGCTTGAACAGGATAGGAGAGACGCCAGTTTGTCTCACATGCTGATATAGTGCGGAAAATAGACCTGTTATGCTGAAGCAGCGCAAGATTTTTATTGCGAAAGAAATGTAACACATATTCCCCTGTGTCCTACTAAAAATGTTTGAGTCTGCTTTAAATATTCCCTGGAAATAGTCCATACAATCTGTCTACAATTATTGCTTCATTTTAAGTCTAAGATTGGATTAACAGAAAATAGAGGTGTGTCAGTGTTAACctcctttcttttattaaagGAGGCCAATGTCTAGACCTGGGTCACAGCCTATCGTGCCGATGCCGCCCTGGCTTCAAAGGACTGCGTTGTGAGACCAACATTGATGAGTGCGCCCGGAATCCGTGTCGCAACGCAGGCACCTGTGTAGATGGCATTAACGACTACACATGCAAGTGCACATTGGGCTTCACAGGAAAGGATTGCAGCGTGCGTGCTGATGCTTGCAGCCTCCTGCCCTGCAAAAATGGTGGCACATGCTTCACTCACTTCACTGGGCCTGTGTGCCAGTGCCCTCCAGGATTCATGGGTACTTACTGCCAGATGAGCCAGATACCCACCAAGCCTCCAGCTGTAGCAAGTTTCCCAGAAGGCCCAGCCATCTCCTTTACTCTGTGCCTCCTCACGCTGGCGCTGGTGCTGTTTGCTGCCATCATCCTCCTCAGGCAGATGAGACGGGGCAACCAATCCATGTTCTCCTCTGTGCGCAACAACCTGGAGACCATCAACAATCGCAACTCTGTGATCTCTAATGTTCAACCCAgctacaaagaaaaagaagcttTCCTCATCCCTGGTGGTCCATTCAAGGTATCCAACAAGGA
The DNA window shown above is from Silurus meridionalis isolate SWU-2019-XX chromosome 12, ASM1480568v1, whole genome shotgun sequence and carries:
- the dlc gene encoding delta-like protein C, with translation MRKMAKFLPTCIFILIASQLVDSSGVFELKVHSFTNPGGVCKNSPKCQIFFRVCLSHSQDVILAKPLCSYGSGHTDIFSADPSSIAKSAPIKVHFNFKWPGTFSLIIEAWNGESLSNQSTENQENRIRFLATKSSLTVGENSKQDELLGDQSELHCSYHVMCDEFYYGESCSDFCRPRDDKFGHFTCDSSGQKACLSGWKGVYCDEPICSPGCSDKHGYCETPGECKCRLGWQGPLCDECQRHPGCLHGTCSQPFQCNCKEGWGGLFCNQDLNFCTNHKPCKNDATCTNTGQGSYTCTCKPGFSGTNCETETNECSSNPCKNGGSCNDLVNDYSCTCPQGFYGKNCEESAMTCADRPCFNGGTCVESTTGSYSCRCPAGYMGSNCEKKIDRCSSDPCANGGQCLDLGHSLSCRCRPGFKGLRCETNIDECARNPCRNAGTCVDGINDYTCKCTLGFTGKDCSVRADACSLLPCKNGGTCFTHFTGPVCQCPPGFMGTYCQMSQIPTKPPAVASFPEGPAISFTLCLLTLALVLFAAIILLRQMRRGNQSMFSSVRNNLETINNRNSVISNVQPSYKEKEAFLIPGGPFKVSNKDAALNSGIMDTLCNDKANNKQNMFDYNLAKDEKNTKDKLDLKNSESSILVPHLSFPKEDFYHPVYIIPEQIEPRVFATEV